TTGTATCTTTTTTCATCTATCTTTTCCTTTTTGATTGCTTTGGTTTTAGTATTTGCTCTGAACTTTGGATAAATGGTGAACCCGAACAATTCGATAATTCGAACAGTAACTAAAGAAGGGTTGGTTCGTTCCACAGGTCTATAGATcaaccaattaaataaaatttaggaGTAAAAGATcatctttttttaagaaaatgatatgcGGAAAATAAGAATAATTTAGCTTTATGTAAAATTATCGGCAGAATCTTGGTTGTACGATGTTGACTTGGACCACTGGTTTTTTTGTATCTTCATTTGACTCGTTTGGTGAATCTTTCACCACAGGTTCGGGTCTGCCCAGAATTAATTAATATCTGAAAAATATTATGCAGGATGGGTATTTTACCCAGCATGGGTAATCGTtcttcaacataaaaatatctccaGCTGAACCatcatttatgattttattcgatacaaaaattattatttactcTTTGTAGAAACCCATAATTTTATACCACAACAAAAACAATTATGGGTTTCATATGTGGATGctatatctttatttttatattatatgtgaCGCAATAAGTATTTAGATGCGAAAGAGTTGCGATTTATCATCTCAAATGATATTTGTTCCTCTCTTTCTCCCATGTCAGGTGGCAGTTTCAGTTTCTTTGCTTCGTGTCATGGGTTTCTCTAAACAAAAAATGTTCCTGCCATTAATTCGTAAAAACATAAATCCGAAAATGAACATTTCTTGGCACCTATCAGTAATATCATACAGACTGATTCGATAAACTTTCATGTCACGATCACTGTGCATGGATGTCGTATATTAAGCTGCAGGTTGGATTATTTTTTAATGGGGTCGAGAAGCATGGTAGATGGTAGTGGGAGGTGAGGTCTAAATGAGCTAGTGGGTGGGTTTTAACTTTTCAGTGACGAAGTGGGGTTAGGTACTGGTAGTTGGTAGTGGAATGGGTGATGGCATCATTTACAGGCTGGGTGCTGGGAtgattttttgggtttttaaAGGGGGTGGGGACCATAAAGTTTGGTTAGGTCCGGTGAAGTGAAAAAGGTAATCGGGAAATGGGACAGGTTGAGATGTAAATTCTTTTTCCCCCTTAACTCACTGGGTGATACAATATTGCTCACCTTCAGGTTACTTCTTTATTTCAGAAACTAGTATATCTGAAGGCTACACGCCAAGGTTGGTGGTAAGCTCCTGCTGTCCTGCTTTGAATTTTACGCATTCTGTACATCCTATTTCGTTTCATATTGTAAATTTGATTGGGGATTCTAGGCAAAATAGTATGGTGGTTGTCCAGATACGGTTGGGTGTTCTTAACAGTTTCCAAGaatcaaacaaattatataCGTCCTCATCAAGTAAATATTCAGGTGTGAAAATTGAGATGCAATGGATTAAAGTTCCCTAATTCACTAATTATCATTTGCCTTATTTGATACTTGTAATTCTTTTTGTGCTCtgttatattaataaaaaatggcAGAATACTTGTCATATGACAAATAATTCGTTCTTATTTAACCAGCTCTGCTACCCGTGCAACCTCGTTGGGTGGGAGGAGATATATGCTCTATCTTAGtcaatttttaaattcttttagcTATTTTCTACTCAGGAAGGAGGCATGCAGCCTCTCCTTCTGTCATTGTCATTGGCGCTGGTCTTTCTGGCATTGCAGCTGCGCGAGCTCTTCATGATACCTCTTTTCAGGTATAAACTtggtatatatatttgtatcagTTTCATGATCATTGATAGTGGTCTTAAAAGTATGAGTTCTTCCAGGTAATTGTGCTGGAATCTCGGGATAGAATTGGCGGTAGAGTTCGAACTGACTATTCTCTTGGTTTCCCCGTTGATTTGGGTGCATCTTGGTAATTCAGTTCTATATACGTGGAGTCTCTGTTAGAGTGTTACCTTCTAACCTCCACCTGAACATCCTCGTTTTAGGTTGCATGGTGTTTGTAATGAGAATCCATTGGCACCTCTTATAGGAAAACTGGGGCTACCCCTTTATCGCACGAGCGAGGATAACTCAGTTTTGTATGACCATGATCTGGAGAGGTTATTTTTTGGCCTTTCAACTTGTTATATGATCATCTTCAAGATGATGAACGTGTTCCATTCATTTTCTGCCAATCATATAGTTTGTATGTGAAATCcacttcaaaagaaaaaaatacacttcaTAACTAAGGCAACTCATTGATAAATTTTAGTGAGAGTTTTTTAgactattttcattttattccaTCACAGTTTTCATGTAAGATCTTTTCTAATTTGTTTGCCAACAAACATTTGAAAATTCTTTTCTAGCATCACCGGGCAGTTTTTTTTGGTGGCTAATATATTATTTCTGTTTTCAGTTATGCCTTGTtcgatatggatgggaaaaaggtTTCTCAAGAACTAGTATCAAAGGTTGGCAAAACATTTGAGAGCATACTGAAAGAGGCATGTTTTCCTCACCATCTTCTCCACTTCTTGCTGCGAATGTTATTTTTCACTGGAAATTCAATGTTTTTGGATTGGGTCTCTGTTGAATCTGGAATATTAAGAATAGGGTAAAGAGAAATAGTAAGAAAGATCAACATAACTCGTCCACAAGGCTTGCATCTTTTGACATAGATGCCGATGTGCCCAAACTTCTAGCTTTTTCTTGCCATCGTCaccctttatatatatatataaatattttggagAAAAATATGAAAGGAAGTCGTAACATATATTCTCTATGTTTTTttaacagttttttttttttgctgtgcCATCTGCAGACGGATGTAATACGACAGGATCATAGTGAGGACATGTCTATGCAACGTGCCATCTCCATTGTCTTGGAGCGGAGACCAGATTTAAGGTTTTATGATGTATAAACATGATTGTTCTCTGATTTATGTCTTTATAAGGCATtacaaagttttttttaaaaattgcatTACAGAATGGAGGGGCTTGCTCAAAAGGTGCTGCAGTGGTACATATGCAGAATGGAAGGGTGGTTTGCTGCAGATGCTGATACCATATCACTCAAATGTTGGGACCAGGTCATTTCCTCATCATTGTTTTCTTTCTGTCATTGTCAAAGATAATTTCAAATACATGAAACTAATTCTTGTGAATGTCTTCTTACATGTCATCTATTCTTTCACAAAAACATTTGAGACTCACCAAAACTAGAGAATATTGCTCCCTAAAACTTGCAAGAAGCTCCCTTGAGCCATTAGAGATGTTCCTAAAATCATTTGGAAATTAAGAGCATGAGCCCGAACTTTGCTTGTTGACCTGAGTGGTTAATACGTTTTGTAACATTTGGGTTTTACAGGAACAGTTGCTTCCCGGTGGTCATGGGCTTATGGTGCGGGGATATCTTCCTGTTATCAACACACTAGCCAAAGGCATCGACATTCGTTTAAGACACCGGTAAGAAATAGTTGGTTGCTCCTACCGATGgattatttttcttcttctctacccCATTTACTTCTAACTTGGCCTTTTGGTTTCTGTTTTATAAAAGAGTGACACAGATTTTTAGGCATCATAATGGAGTGAAAGTAACCGTTGAAGATGGGAGAACCTTTGTAGCGGATGCTGCAGTTGTCACTGTTCCTCTTGGTGTCCTCAAAGCAAATCGCATCAAGTTTGAGCCGAGATTGCCCGCGTGGAAGGAAGAGGCTATTAATGGCCTTGGAGTTGGGCTCGAGAATAAAATAGTCATGCACTTTGAAACCGTCTTTTGGCCAAATGTTGAATTCTTGGGAGTAGTTGCAGATACATCGTATGGGTGCAGTTATTTTCTTAATCTGAACAAGGCCACAGAGCATCCTGTCCTTGTTTACATGCCTGCAGGGCAACTGGCACGGGTCCTCGAGAAAATGTCTGATGAGGCTGCTGCTAATTTTGCTTTTGTTCAACTCAAAAGAATCCTTCCAAATGCTTCTCCACTGGTATTATTGTGTTTTCTATTTCTGTATTCAGGCTCTCtttaatctttttctttttaacttCTTGTGCATGTGAATAATCGAAAAAGGGGAACGAGTTTATTGAAGAAGAGAATTAAAATCTAGCAGAATTCTAGGAACAGCTGCTCCCGACAATTTCTACCTAGCTCTACCTCTAAAAGACACAATCTCTCATAGTGTGCCTTACACTTATAGTTAAATGCTACCCAGTTGTTTCATAatagattaatttttttcttccaGGTTATCGCATAGTTTTGTCATTCTAGTAATTATTTAATAGTATTCGCAAAGCCgaacaattttatttattgaaaccGAAGAGCCTATCACACTGAATTCTTTCTATGAATCACGCAGATACAGTATCTAGTTTCTCGTTGGGGCTCGGACGAAGACTCATTGGGCTCCTACAGCTATGATGTTGTAGGCACACCCCATGATCTGTTTGAGAAGCTAAGAATCCCCGTCGATAACCTATTTTTCGCTGGAGAAGCTACGAGTTTGGATTACACAGGGGCTGTCCATGGTGCGTACTCCACTGGATTAATGGCAGCTGAGAATTGCAGAATGCGTGTCCTGGAACGGTATGGGGAGTTGGAACTTTTCCAGCCAGTCATGTGTAAGGAGGTTTCGGTTTCCATACCGCTGCAGATTTCTCGTATGTAACCTCAAGAGAGTAAGTTGTCGAAAATTTCTGGCATGGGAGATGGAGAGTTTGCTAACACATTAAACGTCTGATTGCTTTGTGAGTAATTGTGGAAATATGAAATATTCCAGAACGAATATGTGTTACTAAAGGAACCGCGAACACCACTCGTgttaaatgaaatctttcaatctacatatatatatttcaaacaaTCTTGCTCAATTTCTTTTTGCatttgtgtatgtatatgtaagaTCTATCATGAAGGTAATGGTCGAGTTTACATTTTTGATGCCTTGCCATTTATTTCAAACGCTTAGAAGTGCATTACcttagtctttttttttttaaagaaaaaagaaagaccCTTACCCGAAAAACTCGAGATAATGACAATTTTCAAGCAGCAACTCGGTTTATGACACAAAACCAACACCAAAAATGTGTGTTCTATCACtctgatattatatttggacaGGAAATACATATATCAGTAAGAATTGCTGTTTCgcataataataacaatttcacaaaaaaaaaaaaaaaatattgctttCTTTGTGATTTCACCTTGTTCGCTGTACAAATGATGGTGTCCTCGAATAATATGTACAGTCACCTTCCCAATGTGTGAGATTGTCTCATtaaagagttccaagcaagcaAAGCAGCACCGACAGCCGGCTCAACCTAGTTTTGTCCAAGGACAAACACAAGAAAAAGCTGAGGTCTTTCAATTCATGAGATGCAGGCTGCCGAGAAGAAGAATGTTTACGGAGAACAAGAGAAACGCAAACAGGTGAAATTGAAGATGCTTATAAGCTAAAACCTAAGTATTGAATGATAATATTCCTGTCAAGAGATACAAACAAAGATGGTAACTCCTGGCATTTTCACTACGAGACGGCGAGAAATTTGAATGACTTGATCTTCTAGTCAAgatatcacaaaacataaaagttctTGATTTTGTATGCACTTCTTGCCTTTATTGGCACAAAGATTAGATTATTGGACGAATGACTGTACCAATTTTAAGAAGAGTCGGCCGGAATTTTGCGGGTTGTGATCATTTTGTTATGAAGAGGTATGATAGTTTCTGGTCCATTTGGTTACCTAATTGCGTAAGGCAACTGTCTCAATTATAATGAAAAGGTTGTTTCTTATGGTTTCTACTACATAAGGCATGGCGTTAAATGCTGTTCTGCATATCCTgctaagataaaaaaaattctgctACCTGCGTAATAAGATTACTTAATCCAAGGATCCACAATCTTGTGGTTGCTAGGTTCAGCCAGGCTCTCAAGTATGAATTAAACTCGGAATTTCACATGGAATCTATAAGAGCTTTGCGACGAAAATATTgagatgaaataaaaaaaaaattagatgatGATATGTCAGAGAGTCTAATGTAAATGGCGTGAAGAAGGGAAGCAAATAAATAAGATATACTCACCTTTGGACGAATAGGAAGAGCCCCAGGGAAGTCCTTGGAGATGCAATTGATTACTTCGCTACCAATGTCCCATCTCTTATTGGCTTCAAGAACACCTCCAACCATTACGAGAGGAAAATTATCCATTTGATCTGAATAGAAAAATTCAGTAGGATTTATAGTGAATGGAATTTGTGGTTTAGGCTTAGTTTTATACTGCCCATACGGCAGATGATAGATTATCAAGAAAACAAATTGTCATCGAGTGCAAAACCAATCTATCCTATTCATGGATGCTTTCAAGTAGGGGAAAATTAGAGTCCAATTAGAAACCCATAAGTAGCATGCAGTCATTCTGATAAAAAAATGTAGAAGCTCAAAGATTTCTCGGAtttcaaacatatatatttggTGTCATTGCCACTTTCAAACCAGGGGCAAAGTTGGAGTAACATAGGCAGATAGTTTAAACGTAgatatgaaatgcaagaaagGCAAAGTATACATCACATGGCAACATAAATTTTAAGTTCTGGGCCCAGGGCATGGCATGACGCACCTTCGCCACATAGCTCCAATCTCTCGACGACAGCTTTCACACTTGAAGCCAACTCTTTAACAGCATCATGTAAAATCTTGTTGGCCACTGGATCACCGGCATCTGCGCAAGAAACCACAACTGGAACAAGAGCAGCTATCCTTGCCCAAGATGGATCTGCATAGGTCCacctaaaatcaaatttaagtGATTCTTAATTCGCAGTATTGCCATTCCAATGATTCATCTTACTCCACATGTCAAATTGcacaagattttaaaaaaaaactgcgCGTACAGGTGCTAGCTTTATCTGGTGCCAATTGACACACACTGCCATATAACTGACTGAATCAAGAGGTATACCACACAGCAGCTCaaagttaatttaaattatcaATGGATCCTTGTTCTCATCTTAGTTTGAGCTCATATGTAAATATGAGCTCCTTTATATTTATTGAAGGAGCCATGACACTACAAAAGTTTTTCGTTCTAGGCATAGTGTTAACAGAAAGGGTTAGGAAACATACAAATACACAGCACAAAGTAGTGAAAAACAAACAAAGGAGTACATTTTGCACACCAATATTATAGCTTACAAGAGGTTTTCCATCACAAACATGGTAAGAAGAGCTACAAATCTAACTGTATGGATAGCTAAATTAGTGTTATTTACACTGCTATCACAGAAAGTGCATCTTCACAAAGCCCAAATCTTGTCTTGAATAAACCCATCAAATCTATAACATCCAACCTTACAAACTTCTAAGTCACATTTCCATCGAAGAAAAACAAATAGCATCTGTTTGGTTGTGTTGTAAACTTGCATGAATGTAACAAACTTTGAGGACAAGAATGAAACAAGGCATGGATATTAGTATACTTTGTAAAATCAAATTCATCTGCAAAGTGCCTGTCAATCAGCTACAGTCATTACATTCATATGCAACTACCACTAGCACATTGAAATTTTATCACTGCTGATCTATACATCAGTAGCATACCCGATTAGTTCATCTGGTGAAGAAAGTTGGAGTTCATGCAAGATACGGTCAATCAGTGTTGTTTCTGGGCCTCGACCATCATGAGCCCTTATAACAGCTGTCAATGCCCGCGCAGCTATACCATACCCACTGAAACTCAACAtaagaaaaataacaaaattttaacctaaaaaaattgaaatgtaGTTGTGAAAAATAAGTAGACTACTTGGAAAGATGCATTGGGCGtataaaacataatttttttcaagGAATCAAGTACAACTGTTAAATATCTAGACTATTCCTTGGTAAACTGTAACTGCCCTAAGTCAGATAAGCTCATTCATCAAAGATTGGAGGTAATAACATCAGATAAATCTTAATCCTTTGACTTTCCCTCCGGTTTAGCAATTCTTTTGTTTGGAATCGCATCTTTCAATTTACGAATGCTTTCCTCAGAATTAGGTCAAGGAAGTCGTAGTAACTGAATTGTCGCCAagtgaaatttaaaaatgaagCCTGAGGCCCAATGGATGGAAGAGATTACCAAAAACTCATCAGTAAGACAGATAAAAAGTTAAATACTGCGTACATGATTGAATGACTTCAAAAAAAATCTTTCTGACAATTATGATAAAACATCTGACGAGTTGCAATTAAACAAGGTCTTTTAAAACTGCAATATGCAAGATTCAGAATATTTTGAAGTCAAAATTTAGAATGATGATAGCAACATTCTATCAATAATTTAGAGGGGCTTAAGTTTTGGAATATGTACATGTATAAAGAAGTAAATACATCTCGACAAAGATGGCATGCATGTACAAGTACTATAAAACCTCTACCTTCCCCAGTCGCCTAAAATTGGTCCAGCACCAGCAGCCCGAGCTTGTCTCCCATCTTCTGTAAATCCATATGCAATGGTACCCGTACCAGCTATGAGAACACATCCATGAAGCTTTCCCATAGTCCCACAAGCCAAAGCTGCCACGGCATCATTCTGGACAAATAATCTGACATGGCTGGGAAATATTTCCCTGAgataaaaatggaaaatgagAACTTAAAAGTCAGAAAAGGTAGTGGCTAATAATGGCAGAGTAAGGGTTAAAAAGGTGTGTcagtttatttaaatttgatagaTCAAGTTCATCAAAGTAGAAATACTCAGAGATCAGTCATCTCACAAACATTCACTGAATGGAAATGTAaaattcttaatattaaattgtCCCAGCAAGTCTCTATACCAAAGTGAGCCAGAGAAATCAGATGGTGTCAACAATGTCATGTTGCAAAACTATCCTCGTCTTATGATGAAATTCGAGCATGTATATAGTGGCGACCAGAACACTTTGGAGATGGAGGTGGGGTAAGCCTTCTAAGTTCTAAGAATGCTGAGTGAAAGTGATTCTAGCTACACTGAAAAAGAATGTATGCAAATGCATAAGGATGCATGGCAAAATAAAATCTTAGTCAAGTAGACCTCAGCCAACTGAGTATTCGATGCTGATCTGTTCGATGATTAACACCAGATACGGAAAGACAAACAGCTTGAACACTAGAACGTGTTGAAGCTGACTTTGAGAGAGCTTCTGCCATAACATGCTCTAAAGTGTCCCTAGCAGCAGTTTCTGTTAGAAAAGGACAAAGAATTAAAACATCAGTCATATCTCCTgttaagaaaaattttgaccAATGCTCAAAAACCACTACAACCgactttaaaaaaaacagtgTATATATCTATATCCCAGCTGCTTTTGCTAGGAATTAATCCACACAACCAATATAATTTTAACTATTCAATGATATTATCCCACCAAGGCACCATGCTAAACTAAAAACATGAGCACGAATTTTCCAGCTCCAACacggaaaataaaaatcaaacgtACAAAACTAACAAAGTACAAAAAACGTAAATATGCATACGTGAAGAGATACAAATATACCTCCAACACTGTTGTGATTGGAGCAGCCAGCCACTGCCCGAGCAAGGATGGGCAGAGGGTCGGGCAGCGGCTGAGTAAATGGTAAGAAAgacatgcacacacacacagtAGAAGTGGTCCCACCATCAATACCCAGGATCACTTTTAGGCCATCAACGCCACcattcaagaacacatcatcGCCACCATTCAACACATTAAAGCCGTGTGCGGCAGCCACCAATTCATGCTCGAAATCCCAGATTTCCCGGTTCCGATACCGCTTCATTTGGTCGTGAAATGAACTCAGAACCGGCAAGAAGTTGCATCTGTTAATATAGTGAAGTGGGCTGTTCGGAGAGGAGATTGTGATTGGTGGGATTAAACTATTTGGGTTTTTGAGAAATATAGTATTTGGCCGGCAACAATGGGACAAACGCTTGAGGTTTAACTCTATGAAATGGACTAGTGTGGAAATTAATTGAATATTGACGTTTTTTATTTGTGGACCCCATCTTGTCATATATTCGACGAAATTTGCGGCACATAGCTAAATGTGAgtttaatttatgtaatatcgaaattttctctctttctgatttaaaaaaaaaaaagtgtttatGCACTCCTTACATTCACAAATATTTTTCGGATTAAAtcgatacaaaatatttaaaatctggtatatatatatgatattgctgaacaaattattttagatctgatacaaaatataaaattttgagtataaaattagAACAAATACATTAATATCAATACTTACTACATTTGTTTGTgtgctcaaatatcatatattagtacctGATTggaatgagtttataatgaatatcatatattattagtatcatatatttaatgttttataccaattttcatttgaaaaacatgtcattaacaaaaaaattgttatactactaaaaaatcatatattaatgtcTGACTTGAAATATTTAgtactcaaatataatatattaatactatattttcaaagttttcatCGAATTTTCATCCGAAAAACACATgtcattaatataaaaaaattatatatatttaggtactaaaaaatcatatattaatgttatatttaaaacatttaatttcgaaaaatcatatatttgtttcagattttatgttttgtaccCAGTTTCATCTTAAGAAAACATGTGAACTGATTGAGTGCAAAAACACTTTTCGGGTTAGTCAAGCACTGCAGAAAAAATTATATCTGATATGGGATGGACACACATTTAACTATTAAGATGAATATTTATTGATCATTTGCTCTTGAATCAACGAAGAAATGGCTTTGCATagaataatattttgacataaaaataatatttattctcgTAAGAGATACAGTGACATACAAGTTTTTTGTGTATGTAAAGTgtgtattttaaagaaaattctACTCAATTTATCATTTTCTGATTCaacttttatattaaaaaaaatacatgtataTGTTATGCTAACAGGtatttaaatagtaaaaatacATTGTTCTAAAGCACAATTTAATATATGTacgtatatttatattatttgttttactCACTTGTATTTAATAGACAAGcataataattcaaaattttgctAACTAGTGGTCAGTTATAAGTGACAGATAAAAACTATATTATACTCTAATTTAGGCATGCATATAATTTGGAAGGCATAAAATGGAATATCGGTTATACCACATTTTAATAGTAATTTTTTTGCTGCGGGTATAGGCATGGTGGTGCGCGACGAAAAGAAAAAATTCATTATAGTCAGAACATTTTTTATGAAAAGACTACGATGTGtcaaaaaagagaagaaaactatAGATCTATTTGAAGCTCTGTCATGGATATGCAACACAGATTTCACAATTGTTCTCTTCGATGTGGATACACAGCTAGTCTTCCTAGCTGTGAAGACAACAAATACGGATTTGACTGAGTTTGGAGGCATTATCGAGCAATGTTGAGAATTATTATCTGTAAACTCAAATTTCTAGGTTCATCTTGTTCGTAGACAAGCAAACGAGATTGCTCATGTATTACTAAGTATTCTTGTTTTTATGTTTACTCTTTTTGTTTGGTTGGAAACACCAATATGTATTGGTGATTTTTGAGTCTATACTTTGATATTTCTAATTCTAAATGAATGGatgttttatgtttaaaaaattagtaattttttGAAGTATAAATACTAAATAGAAATAAAAGTCAGGTAAATTATAAACTCATATAGTCATATAAGATCATCatacggatcaattttgtgaaacgaatcTTCAATCGATCTTAttcgtaaaaaaatattatttttatgttaaaaataataatttttattttaaatatgaatcagatggattcgtctcataaaaaaaacttgTGAAACCCTCTTATAAGAAATCTATTAACATATATACGAGTGTGTAACCAatggattttttaaatataacttttttcagatgacaaataaataaactaaaCTAAAtgtatgataataataataaaaaaattgggcagtctatttttatttttataaggttgtgtataaaagaataaaatatgtTGGACGGCTAGTAGGAATCAGGGTAATGaagacatttttttaaaaaatttttttttattactgtACAAATACTTTCTGTTCTTCCTcaattttagcattttaatttgACTTCACTAAATAAAGCTGCTGTTGGGACTTATTATTTTTTGCTTAGTAGGAATAATCTTCtcaattttatatttcattggtttttatttaatgaattattttttatatataaattattttcaagTTACGTTTAGTTTGCTTGATAAGATTATGTGGATAAATAATAatgtgattattaaaatatttgtgtagGTTGTGAAATAGTTTTGAATAAAGAATAATATGTGATGATGTCCGGATACATTAGGTGAGTTGGGTGGACAATCTACCGAACATAGTTGTTATTTCTCTATGAATATTTTTGACCTGATGGGATGAACATGATTGGTCTGACATGGCCTGGTGGGATGAGCTTGGCCTGGCATGGTGGGATGAGCGTGGGTGGTCTTACCTGGCCCTGTGGGATGAGCCTGGATGGCCTGGTTTGG
This window of the Primulina huaijiensis isolate GDHJ02 unplaced genomic scaffold, ASM1229523v2 scaffold20025, whole genome shotgun sequence genome carries:
- the LOC140966038 gene encoding polyamine oxidase 2-like isoform X1, with amino-acid sequence MNSQCNNSNLQLQAETSISEGYTPRLVVSSCCPALNFTHSVHPISFHIVNLIGDSRQNSMVVVQIRLGVLNSFQESNKLYTSSSSKYSGRRHAASPSVIVIGAGLSGIAAARALHDTSFQVIVLESRDRIGGRVRTDYSLGFPVDLGASWLHGVCNENPLAPLIGKLGLPLYRTSEDNSVLYDHDLESYALFDMDGKKVSQELVSKVGKTFESILKETDVIRQDHSEDMSMQRAISIVLERRPDLRMEGLAQKVLQWYICRMEGWFAADADTISLKCWDQEQLLPGGHGLMVRGYLPVINTLAKGIDIRLRHRVTQIFRHHNGVKVTVEDGRTFVADAAVVTVPLGVLKANRIKFEPRLPAWKEEAINGLGVGLENKIVMHFETVFWPNVEFLGVVADTSYGCSYFLNLNKATEHPVLVYMPAGQLARVLEKMSDEAAANFAFVQLKRILPNASPLIQYLVSRWGSDEDSLGSYSYDVVGTPHDLFEKLRIPVDNLFFAGEATSLDYTGAVHGAYSTGLMAAENCRMRVLERYGELELFQPVMCKEVSVSIPLQISRM
- the LOC140966038 gene encoding polyamine oxidase 2-like isoform X2, coding for MVVVQIRLGVLNSFQESNKLYTSSSSKYSGRRHAASPSVIVIGAGLSGIAAARALHDTSFQVIVLESRDRIGGRVRTDYSLGFPVDLGASWLHGVCNENPLAPLIGKLGLPLYRTSEDNSVLYDHDLESYALFDMDGKKVSQELVSKVGKTFESILKETDVIRQDHSEDMSMQRAISIVLERRPDLRMEGLAQKVLQWYICRMEGWFAADADTISLKCWDQEQLLPGGHGLMVRGYLPVINTLAKGIDIRLRHRVTQIFRHHNGVKVTVEDGRTFVADAAVVTVPLGVLKANRIKFEPRLPAWKEEAINGLGVGLENKIVMHFETVFWPNVEFLGVVADTSYGCSYFLNLNKATEHPVLVYMPAGQLARVLEKMSDEAAANFAFVQLKRILPNASPLIQYLVSRWGSDEDSLGSYSYDVVGTPHDLFEKLRIPVDNLFFAGEATSLDYTGAVHGAYSTGLMAAENCRMRVLERYGELELFQPVMCKEVSVSIPLQISRM
- the LOC140966038 gene encoding polyamine oxidase 2-like isoform X3, translated to MNSQCNNSNLQLQAAIFYSGRRHAASPSVIVIGAGLSGIAAARALHDTSFQVIVLESRDRIGGRVRTDYSLGFPVDLGASWLHGVCNENPLAPLIGKLGLPLYRTSEDNSVLYDHDLESYALFDMDGKKVSQELVSKVGKTFESILKETDVIRQDHSEDMSMQRAISIVLERRPDLRMEGLAQKVLQWYICRMEGWFAADADTISLKCWDQEQLLPGGHGLMVRGYLPVINTLAKGIDIRLRHRVTQIFRHHNGVKVTVEDGRTFVADAAVVTVPLGVLKANRIKFEPRLPAWKEEAINGLGVGLENKIVMHFETVFWPNVEFLGVVADTSYGCSYFLNLNKATEHPVLVYMPAGQLARVLEKMSDEAAANFAFVQLKRILPNASPLIQYLVSRWGSDEDSLGSYSYDVVGTPHDLFEKLRIPVDNLFFAGEATSLDYTGAVHGAYSTGLMAAENCRMRVLERYGELELFQPVMCKEVSVSIPLQISRM
- the LOC140966038 gene encoding polyamine oxidase 2-like isoform X4, translating into MNSQCNNSNLQLQAGRRHAASPSVIVIGAGLSGIAAARALHDTSFQVIVLESRDRIGGRVRTDYSLGFPVDLGASWLHGVCNENPLAPLIGKLGLPLYRTSEDNSVLYDHDLESYALFDMDGKKVSQELVSKVGKTFESILKETDVIRQDHSEDMSMQRAISIVLERRPDLRMEGLAQKVLQWYICRMEGWFAADADTISLKCWDQEQLLPGGHGLMVRGYLPVINTLAKGIDIRLRHRVTQIFRHHNGVKVTVEDGRTFVADAAVVTVPLGVLKANRIKFEPRLPAWKEEAINGLGVGLENKIVMHFETVFWPNVEFLGVVADTSYGCSYFLNLNKATEHPVLVYMPAGQLARVLEKMSDEAAANFAFVQLKRILPNASPLIQYLVSRWGSDEDSLGSYSYDVVGTPHDLFEKLRIPVDNLFFAGEATSLDYTGAVHGAYSTGLMAAENCRMRVLERYGELELFQPVMCKEVSVSIPLQISRM